One window of Nicotiana tomentosiformis chromosome 11, ASM39032v3, whole genome shotgun sequence genomic DNA carries:
- the LOC138901158 gene encoding receptor-like protein EIX1 produces the protein MRKNNLSGEFPASLKNCRGLSVMDLGRNTLSGKIPEWIGTKLPYLGILSLRFNKFLGNIPPSICQLQSIQILDLSGNHLSGRIPQCFSNFTILQLLQDGILYHGDALVQWKNKESEYQNTLWLLKTIYLSSNELVGDIPKDFSRMNALLSLNLSRNHLTGNIIEGIGTMKMLEVLGLSRNQLSGKIPILTFLSVLDLSNNNFSGRIPPSTQLQGFDSSTYGGNIQLYGRPLPECPTFAPPNPHVGYDSNASTSQENDDEFLSKEFYISLALVK, from the exons ATGCGTAAAAACAATTTAAGTGGAGAGTTCCCTGCCTCTTTGAAGAATTGCCGAGGTTTGAGTGTCATGGATTTGGGAAGAAATACATTGAGTGGGAAAATCCCAGAATGGATAGGGACTAAGTTACCTTATTTGGGCATTCTGAGCCTTCGATTCAACAAATTCTTGGGTAACATTCCTCCAAGTATATGTCAGCTTCAATCTATTCAAATACTGGACCTTTCTGGCAACCATTTATCAGGAAGAATTCCACAATGTTTCAGCAATTTCACCATACTGCAACTTTTGCAAGATG GTATATTGTACCATGGCGATGCATTAGTCCAATGGAAAAACAAAGAGTCAGAGTACCAAAATACCTTGTGGCTACTCAAAACCATCTATCTTTCTAGCAACGAACTAGTTGGTGACATCCCCAAAGATTTCAGCAGAATGAATGCATTGCTATCATTGAACCTCTCAAGAAACCATTTGACAGGAAATATCATTGAAGGAATTGGTACAATGAAGATGTTGGAGGTACTTGGCTTGTCAAGAAACCAGCTTTCAGGGAAAATCCCTATTTTGACATTTCTTAGTGTGTTGGATTTGTCAAATAACAACTTCTCAGGGAGAATACCACCAAGCACTCAATTGCAAGGTTTTGATTCCTCAACTTATGGTGGGAATATTCAGCTATATGGCCGTCCTCTTCCAGAGTGTCCTACATTTGCTCCTCCTAATCCTCATGTTGGTTATGACAGTAATGCTAGTACTTCTCAAGAAAATGACGATGAGTTTCTATCTAAAGAGTTTTATATATCGTTGGCGTTGGTTAAATGA